The following coding sequences are from one Gimesia chilikensis window:
- a CDS encoding NPCBM/NEW2 domain-containing protein — MRRLINQSKIMNRMLVSTGWSLVWLSALLVGLEEHVQADEVMLYDGKKISGQIRNITADSLTVDVGKQQQKVNLFDVTSYKFVEPALPQNVSQLLIDGEKPSYTSGPRTAKIKLRKGYHRFTLPYYHTLGVAKLEIKMSGPGIKNAEVPREMLSRVTDQVRKIATREYQVDQAGFRLPVEVKQPERYVAYRLMEWTDPAAVKSILDLRYLSVKKYGASPRLALLTKRSAIHFGIIYEGLIKIPQDGEYTFSIDTDKNSKAQFYLGAFPRELYRKSQSKKESNWKLAFDQDGKLTGKLKQWDANGVVMTLPLASQDVDVTLQPDVIWEVWHQAEGISQPGSSERKGESKTEDTAYIRTSDGKVHRVTGEVVSMDSQSLRFLYQGEEREVKQDRVVGLVLHKKRTEKKNSLKLISLIRLVGGSQLPGVVSSTDPTQLTIDLPGGTKLSVSNEDLESVKTINARSVSLTEIIPETVTEVPFFNQVFPYQINRSFNGKELQIGKQLFSKGLCVHAKTILVYRLDRQFEKFTVTPGLQHGTGDSGNVSVTVSGDGKTLFENQAFTSQTQQGPLNLDVSGCQQLTLTVDFGQQQNVGDRFVWGAPQLIRASPQGLAVSKK, encoded by the coding sequence ATGAGACGACTGATAAACCAGAGTAAAATCATGAATCGAATGCTGGTATCAACCGGATGGAGTCTTGTCTGGCTGTCTGCGCTGTTGGTTGGCCTGGAAGAGCATGTTCAGGCTGATGAGGTAATGCTTTATGACGGGAAAAAAATCAGCGGACAAATCCGGAACATTACCGCTGACTCATTGACTGTGGACGTTGGGAAACAACAGCAGAAGGTGAACCTGTTTGATGTAACATCATACAAATTTGTCGAACCAGCCCTGCCACAAAACGTCAGTCAGTTATTAATTGATGGTGAGAAACCCAGCTATACCAGTGGACCACGCACCGCAAAAATCAAGCTGCGGAAAGGGTATCACCGATTTACTCTGCCCTATTATCATACGCTGGGGGTGGCGAAGCTGGAGATCAAAATGTCGGGGCCCGGGATCAAAAATGCAGAAGTACCCCGGGAGATGCTTTCACGGGTCACGGATCAGGTAAGAAAAATAGCCACGCGTGAGTATCAGGTGGATCAGGCTGGTTTTCGTTTGCCAGTAGAAGTGAAACAGCCGGAACGGTATGTCGCCTACCGACTGATGGAATGGACTGATCCGGCGGCAGTTAAATCGATTCTGGATCTGCGGTATCTGTCGGTGAAGAAATATGGTGCCAGTCCGCGACTGGCACTGTTGACCAAACGCAGTGCGATTCATTTTGGAATTATTTATGAGGGACTCATCAAGATTCCGCAGGATGGTGAATACACATTTTCGATTGATACAGACAAAAACAGTAAGGCACAGTTTTATCTCGGAGCGTTTCCTCGTGAACTGTATCGCAAATCGCAGAGTAAAAAAGAATCCAACTGGAAACTGGCCTTTGATCAGGACGGAAAGCTGACGGGTAAACTAAAACAGTGGGATGCTAACGGAGTTGTCATGACCCTGCCACTCGCATCTCAGGATGTTGATGTTACATTGCAGCCTGATGTGATTTGGGAAGTCTGGCATCAGGCAGAAGGAATCAGTCAACCAGGAAGTTCTGAACGGAAAGGCGAATCGAAGACTGAAGATACTGCTTACATTCGAACCAGTGATGGGAAGGTTCACCGGGTGACAGGCGAAGTTGTGAGTATGGATAGTCAGAGCCTGCGGTTCCTCTACCAGGGAGAGGAACGTGAAGTCAAACAGGATCGCGTTGTAGGGCTCGTGCTGCATAAAAAACGAACTGAGAAAAAAAACAGCCTTAAGCTAATCAGTCTGATTCGACTGGTCGGCGGTTCTCAACTGCCAGGGGTGGTCTCATCTACTGATCCCACTCAACTGACAATTGACCTGCCTGGCGGGACAAAACTATCTGTTTCCAATGAAGATCTGGAATCAGTAAAAACGATCAATGCCCGCTCTGTCTCATTGACGGAAATCATTCCAGAAACTGTGACAGAAGTGCCGTTTTTTAATCAGGTCTTTCCTTACCAAATCAACCGTTCATTTAACGGAAAAGAGCTGCAGATCGGCAAGCAGTTATTTTCAAAAGGCTTGTGTGTGCATGCGAAAACGATCCTGGTTTATCGCCTCGACCGGCAGTTCGAGAAATTCACTGTGACCCCGGGACTGCAGCATGGGACCGGCGATTCCGGCAATGTCTCTGTGACTGTCTCGGGAGATGGGAAGACCCTGTTTGAGAACCAGGCATTTACCAGTCAGACGCAGCAGGGACCGCTCAACTTAGACGTGAGCGGTTGTCAACAACTGACTCTGACAGTTGATTTTGGTCAACAGCAGAATGTGGGAGACCGATTTGTCTGGGGAGCACCTCAGTTGATCCGGGCATCTCCCCAGGGCCTGGCTGTCAGCAAGAAATAG
- a CDS encoding site-2 protease family protein yields the protein MNDVNQPRPPSDQIIEVKPGDYQTEVKDYSPRQPVYNRPPAPTRSKVPLILFILTCLSTLIVGGTHSPFIPTPGQFQLLFSKIQAMGWTTFFSNGFSYAGPVMLILLSHEMGHYLQSRRYHIPATRPIFIPMPMSPFGTMGAVILQRGGVADRKQMFDIAVSGPLAGLVFAIPFVYWGLLNSTVETIVPGSGVVSFGEPLILKWMITLVHGPLAENQEIAMNSMLFAGWVGIFITALNLIPIGQLDGGHILYTLIGKRANVVAQLVLLGAIGYMAYSNEFSYSLLILLLIFFGVTHPPTADDTVELGPMRTFIGWATLAFFIIGFTLTPITIH from the coding sequence ATGAATGACGTAAACCAGCCACGGCCTCCTTCTGATCAGATCATTGAGGTTAAGCCCGGTGACTATCAGACCGAGGTCAAGGACTATTCACCCCGGCAACCTGTCTACAACAGGCCACCCGCTCCCACGCGGAGCAAGGTCCCGTTGATCCTCTTCATTCTGACCTGCCTGAGCACGTTGATCGTCGGCGGTACACATAGCCCTTTTATCCCGACTCCCGGGCAGTTCCAGTTGTTGTTCTCGAAAATCCAGGCCATGGGCTGGACGACGTTTTTCAGTAACGGCTTTTCATATGCCGGCCCAGTGATGTTGATTCTGCTCTCCCATGAAATGGGACACTATCTCCAATCGCGACGTTACCATATCCCGGCAACCCGTCCGATTTTTATCCCCATGCCGATGAGCCCCTTTGGTACCATGGGAGCAGTCATTCTCCAGAGAGGGGGAGTTGCCGATCGCAAGCAGATGTTTGATATCGCGGTCTCCGGTCCTCTGGCAGGGCTGGTGTTTGCAATTCCCTTCGTTTACTGGGGGCTGCTCAATTCAACCGTGGAAACAATCGTTCCCGGCTCTGGAGTCGTCAGTTTCGGCGAACCACTGATTCTGAAATGGATGATTACACTGGTACACGGTCCCCTGGCTGAAAACCAGGAAATCGCCATGAACTCCATGCTGTTTGCAGGCTGGGTAGGAATCTTCATCACTGCCCTGAACCTGATCCCCATTGGACAGCTGGATGGAGGACACATCCTGTATACCCTGATCGGCAAACGAGCCAATGTTGTCGCTCAGCTGGTTCTGCTCGGCGCGATTGGATATATGGCGTATTCGAACGAATTTTCCTATTCGCTGCTGATTCTGCTGCTCATCTTCTTCGGAGTCACACATCCTCCTACTGCCGACGATACCGTTGAGCTGGGCCCCATGCGAACATTTATCGGCTGGGCAACTCTCGCGTTTTTCATCATCGGCTTTACCCTGACACCGATCACGATTCATTAA
- the pgsA gene encoding CDP-diacylglycerol--glycerol-3-phosphate 3-phosphatidyltransferase yields the protein MNSTSEPQSENTGPGTELLGPEIWNLPNLITVSRLVLSLILFVIIYLEGWWKTSACLFIVAAATDFLDGYFARKYNQVTTLGRIMDPFVDKFIICGAFIFLLERGSASGINAWFVLIIIGREMFITSLRGFLEKRGRDFSASWSGKIKMGVQCVAVVVSLLSLSPEAPFNTPGFLIFRDVTIWATALITLYSGIDYVLRASRMLKRNPL from the coding sequence ATGAATTCGACTTCGGAACCTCAATCCGAGAATACCGGGCCAGGTACGGAGCTGCTGGGGCCTGAAATCTGGAACCTGCCCAACCTGATCACCGTCAGTCGACTGGTGCTCTCATTGATCCTGTTCGTGATCATCTATCTCGAAGGCTGGTGGAAGACCTCTGCCTGTCTGTTCATTGTCGCAGCGGCTACAGATTTTCTGGACGGTTATTTCGCTCGCAAATACAATCAGGTCACAACGCTGGGCCGGATCATGGACCCCTTTGTGGATAAATTCATCATCTGTGGTGCTTTTATCTTCCTCCTGGAACGGGGTTCTGCTTCCGGGATCAATGCCTGGTTCGTCCTGATCATCATCGGGCGGGAAATGTTTATCACCAGTCTCCGTGGATTCCTCGAAAAAAGAGGACGCGACTTTTCCGCCAGCTGGAGTGGGAAAATTAAAATGGGCGTACAGTGTGTTGCCGTTGTGGTCAGCCTGCTCTCATTGAGCCCTGAAGCCCCGTTTAATACCCCCGGTTTCCTGATATTTCGCGATGTCACCATCTGGGCAACAGCTCTGATTACACTGTACAGTGGCATTGATTACGTGCTCCGTGCCTCCCGGATGCTGAAACGTAACCCACTGTAA
- a CDS encoding PQQ-binding-like beta-propeller repeat protein, with product MRVFTLKSLFMLFCLIFLKPAVAETPNSTRANPQATWEEWPQWRGPRGDGTWNGPLLKTTWPESGLKKLWSHDLGGGYGGISVADRRLYVMDRPVASSEDQQKAAGIHSHRVARQNVERVLCFDAQTGQQIWAHNYPCDYRDLDYGNGPRAAPTIVDDLVYTLGTMGDVYCLSAKTGKVIWKKQLVEDFGGKVPQWGYAAAPYVLGDMVILLPGGKEQGTAVVALDRKTGVERWRSLSDTAGYATPLLIKHLGQSQLIIWSPNHIHSVDPQSGNHFWSVPYKITYGVAIANPIAHEGLVFVAGYWDGSKAIQLGTQPEEAELKWEDRRTLRGLMSQPLYRDGYAYLLDKKFGLTCFEFATGKKIWDDKNQMTPGNTRNPQATLIWLKQQEPRALVLNSDGDLILAELDPSGYRELARTNLIGETWAHPAYAENRIFVRSNTRIIAYELPVLESIDESP from the coding sequence ATGCGTGTTTTCACCTTAAAATCACTGTTCATGCTGTTCTGCCTGATCTTTCTGAAACCTGCTGTTGCAGAGACTCCCAATTCAACCCGAGCAAACCCACAAGCGACCTGGGAAGAATGGCCCCAGTGGCGAGGACCGCGCGGTGATGGCACCTGGAATGGTCCTCTACTCAAAACAACCTGGCCTGAATCGGGGCTGAAAAAACTCTGGTCCCACGACCTGGGAGGAGGCTACGGGGGGATTTCTGTAGCGGATCGAAGACTCTATGTCATGGATCGGCCTGTAGCCTCGTCTGAAGATCAGCAAAAAGCAGCTGGCATCCACAGTCATCGAGTCGCGCGGCAGAATGTTGAGCGGGTGCTCTGCTTTGATGCCCAGACGGGTCAACAGATCTGGGCGCACAACTATCCCTGCGATTACCGTGACCTCGATTATGGCAATGGCCCACGCGCGGCCCCCACGATCGTGGATGATCTGGTCTACACGCTGGGAACGATGGGCGATGTTTACTGTCTGTCTGCGAAAACCGGGAAGGTGATCTGGAAAAAACAACTCGTTGAAGACTTTGGGGGGAAAGTACCACAGTGGGGGTATGCCGCTGCTCCTTATGTACTGGGAGACATGGTCATCCTGCTACCCGGAGGCAAAGAGCAGGGGACCGCGGTCGTCGCCCTGGACCGTAAGACAGGCGTCGAACGGTGGCGATCACTCTCCGATACTGCCGGCTATGCGACACCGCTTTTGATCAAACACCTGGGCCAGTCACAATTAATCATCTGGTCACCCAATCACATTCACAGTGTCGATCCACAGTCAGGGAATCATTTCTGGTCGGTCCCTTACAAAATCACTTACGGTGTCGCGATCGCCAATCCGATTGCACATGAGGGGCTGGTTTTTGTGGCAGGTTACTGGGACGGATCAAAAGCCATCCAGCTGGGCACTCAGCCAGAAGAAGCAGAGCTGAAATGGGAGGACCGACGCACGCTGAGAGGTCTGATGTCACAACCGCTTTACCGGGACGGCTACGCGTATCTACTCGACAAAAAATTCGGTCTGACCTGTTTTGAATTCGCCACGGGGAAAAAAATCTGGGACGACAAAAACCAGATGACACCCGGCAATACTCGTAATCCGCAGGCAACGCTGATCTGGCTCAAGCAGCAAGAGCCCCGAGCCCTGGTCCTCAACTCAGACGGGGATCTGATCCTGGCTGAACTGGATCCTTCCGGGTACAGGGAACTGGCCCGGACCAATCTGATTGGAGAGACCTGGGCCCATCCCGCTTATGCGGAAAATCGGATTTTTGTACGCAGCAATACCCGGATTATTGCCTACGAACTGCCCGTCCTGGAATCGATTGACGAATCCCCATAA
- the asnB gene encoding asparagine synthase (glutamine-hydrolyzing), which translates to MCGITGTSWTTRDKNISPQVLRSMTSVIAHRGPDDAGGYHSDLESRSILFADEKQWSDFTPNSETGAALGHRRLSIIDLGTGHQPLCNEDGTVWIVFNGEIYNYQELRTELVRQGHQFKTESDTEVIVHLYEEQGAACVEHLRGMFAFAIWDERRQRLFLARDRMGQKPLFYREEPGRLSFASELKSLLQLPGASREVDPHAIDLFLAYQYVPHPWSILKGYQKLPPAHRAIYEQGQLTVERYWTPPYQHPELRTDLKFQSPQEWSKALRQTLTESVRIRMRSDVPLGAFLSGGIDSTIIAGLMQSMSERPVHTFSIGFPVKQFDETSYAREAAAMLGTEHHEYVVAPEALEMLPRLAWHYDEPFADSSAIPTMYLSQVTRQEVTVSLSGDGGDELFAGYDRYRAVALSQWFDRLPGFIKKMMTASIWQKLPASVEQKSFRRRVKRFLAGLAVPPERRYLKWVGIFDTERRLEMYTPEFREQIQNFDADQFLLDAYQLCPDRDFVTRTTATDVLSYLPCDILTKVDIASMAHSLECRSPFLDHHVAELAAVMPLDLKMHKGRGKQILVDTFADLLPESIQTRKKMGFGVPLNHWFRHELKPLLYDVLLDQRAIDRQIFDRTAVEQLINEHQNLQWDHSARLWSLLVLEMWFRTFMDPASIPDHFPETALV; encoded by the coding sequence ATGTGCGGAATCACCGGAACCTCATGGACCACACGGGACAAGAATATCTCCCCACAGGTGCTCCGCAGTATGACCAGTGTCATCGCTCACCGGGGCCCCGATGATGCGGGAGGCTATCATTCCGACCTCGAATCCAGGTCAATTCTGTTCGCTGATGAAAAGCAATGGTCCGACTTCACTCCGAACTCTGAAACCGGTGCCGCCCTGGGACACCGCCGCCTGTCGATCATCGACCTGGGAACCGGGCACCAGCCACTCTGCAATGAAGACGGCACTGTCTGGATCGTCTTTAATGGTGAAATCTACAACTACCAGGAGCTCAGAACAGAACTGGTTAGACAGGGACACCAGTTCAAAACCGAATCCGATACTGAAGTCATTGTCCACCTTTATGAAGAGCAGGGGGCAGCCTGCGTGGAACATCTGAGGGGGATGTTTGCGTTTGCCATCTGGGACGAACGTCGCCAGCGACTCTTTCTGGCACGCGACCGCATGGGACAGAAGCCCCTGTTTTATCGGGAAGAACCAGGTCGGTTAAGCTTTGCCAGTGAACTCAAATCGCTCCTGCAGCTGCCTGGTGCCAGCCGGGAAGTTGATCCCCACGCCATCGATCTTTTTCTCGCTTATCAATATGTGCCACACCCCTGGTCAATTCTGAAAGGCTACCAGAAGTTGCCCCCGGCACACCGCGCAATCTACGAGCAGGGACAACTCACCGTTGAGCGCTACTGGACGCCCCCTTATCAACATCCTGAATTACGAACAGACCTGAAGTTCCAGTCACCTCAGGAATGGTCAAAGGCGCTTCGCCAGACATTGACGGAATCCGTTCGAATCCGCATGCGCAGTGATGTCCCTCTGGGAGCATTTCTCTCCGGGGGAATCGATTCGACAATCATCGCCGGATTGATGCAGAGTATGTCCGAACGACCGGTTCATACCTTTTCGATCGGCTTTCCGGTGAAACAGTTTGACGAGACCAGCTATGCCCGCGAGGCAGCAGCCATGCTGGGAACCGAACATCACGAGTATGTGGTCGCCCCCGAAGCCCTCGAAATGCTGCCCCGTCTGGCCTGGCACTACGATGAACCCTTTGCCGACAGTAGCGCTATCCCGACGATGTACCTTTCACAAGTCACCCGGCAAGAAGTCACTGTTTCTCTTTCCGGAGACGGGGGAGACGAATTGTTTGCAGGCTACGACCGCTATCGAGCCGTGGCACTTTCACAATGGTTTGACCGACTGCCGGGGTTCATCAAAAAAATGATGACCGCTTCCATCTGGCAGAAACTCCCCGCATCAGTGGAACAGAAATCATTTCGCCGCCGCGTCAAGCGATTCCTGGCAGGACTTGCGGTTCCTCCGGAACGTCGCTACCTCAAATGGGTCGGCATCTTTGATACAGAACGCCGACTGGAGATGTATACTCCCGAATTCAGAGAGCAGATCCAGAACTTCGATGCCGACCAGTTCCTGCTTGACGCTTACCAGCTCTGTCCCGACCGCGACTTTGTGACCCGCACCACCGCGACCGATGTGTTGTCTTATCTCCCCTGTGACATTCTGACCAAAGTCGACATTGCCAGCATGGCGCACAGCCTGGAGTGTCGCAGCCCGTTCCTGGATCATCATGTTGCGGAACTGGCAGCAGTTATGCCCCTGGATCTAAAAATGCACAAAGGCCGCGGCAAACAGATTCTCGTCGACACCTTTGCTGATCTCCTTCCCGAATCGATCCAGACACGCAAGAAAATGGGATTCGGAGTGCCGCTCAATCACTGGTTCCGTCATGAATTGAAACCATTACTCTACGATGTTCTGCTTGACCAGCGGGCCATTGATCGTCAGATCTTTGACCGAACGGCTGTAGAACAGCTGATCAACGAACACCAGAATCTGCAATGGGATCACAGCGCCCGTCTCTGGTCACTGCTGGTCCTGGAAATGTGGTTTCGAACCTTTATGGATCCGGCAAGTATTCCCGATCACTTTCCGGAAACTGCTCTGGTCTGA
- a CDS encoding glycosyltransferase has product MIKVSLLIPTLDQSGAEKQLTLLATSLPRDEFDVQVIALTRGGPYTEVLQQHDIPVTILKKRFKFDPLAYRALKKTLQQQQPDILHTWLFAANSYGRMAVKRLSASQKTPKVIVSERCVDSWKSNWQHNVDRRLLPQTSLLVGNSQGVVDFYRDKGVPDSLLRVVPNGIVLPDSSVNEAVRSQLYQEHDIHPNARLIAFVGRLARQKRVEDLLWALQLIRQMNEDIVLLVIGDGPERAKLEQLAHKYTVTPNVRFLGHRTDVDQLFPLFEVFQLASDFEGQSNSIMEAMSYGIPVVASDIPPNRELVVHGETGFLTSVGDSTGFAQFAERILADPQLAKDLGNAARKRMQEDFSVDKMVEGYARLYREVLQ; this is encoded by the coding sequence GTGATAAAAGTCAGCCTTCTCATTCCGACTCTCGATCAGTCCGGTGCCGAAAAGCAGCTCACTCTGCTGGCGACGTCGTTACCCCGTGATGAGTTTGATGTGCAGGTCATTGCGCTGACCCGGGGAGGCCCTTATACAGAGGTACTCCAGCAGCATGATATTCCGGTGACGATCCTCAAGAAGCGATTCAAATTCGACCCGCTGGCATACCGAGCGTTAAAGAAAACTCTGCAACAGCAACAACCCGACATTCTGCATACCTGGCTATTTGCAGCCAACTCTTATGGGAGGATGGCTGTCAAACGGCTGTCGGCTTCACAAAAAACTCCCAAGGTCATCGTCTCTGAGCGTTGTGTGGATTCATGGAAAAGTAACTGGCAGCACAATGTCGATCGGCGCCTGTTACCACAAACGTCACTGCTGGTCGGTAACTCTCAGGGGGTTGTCGACTTTTACAGGGATAAAGGTGTACCGGATTCACTACTGCGAGTCGTTCCTAACGGCATTGTTCTGCCAGATTCGTCGGTCAATGAAGCAGTTCGTTCACAACTTTACCAGGAACATGACATTCACCCGAATGCGCGCCTGATTGCCTTCGTGGGACGTCTGGCCCGTCAGAAACGCGTCGAAGATCTGCTCTGGGCACTGCAGCTGATTCGCCAGATGAATGAGGATATCGTACTGCTCGTAATTGGCGATGGCCCCGAACGAGCAAAGCTGGAGCAGTTGGCTCACAAATATACGGTCACTCCCAACGTACGGTTCCTGGGCCACCGCACCGATGTTGACCAGCTTTTTCCACTCTTTGAAGTCTTTCAACTGGCCAGCGACTTTGAAGGACAATCGAACAGCATTATGGAAGCCATGTCATACGGCATTCCCGTCGTCGCCAGTGATATTCCCCCCAACAGGGAACTGGTCGTGCATGGTGAAACCGGCTTCCTGACTTCAGTCGGTGACAGTACAGGTTTCGCACAATTTGCAGAACGCATCCTGGCAGACCCGCAACTCGCAAAAGATTTAGGAAACGCCGCTCGAAAAAGGATGCAAGAGGATTTCAGTGTCGATAAGATGGTAGAAGGTTATGCCAGACTCTATCGTGAAGTCCTCCAGTAA
- a CDS encoding macro domain-containing protein: MIVQFGSARIELVLGDITTQRVDAIVNAANAMLAGGGGVYGAIHDAAGPEVMNELKRRYPDGCPTGSAVETAAGNLRAKYIFHAVGPIWRGGGNQEKDLLESAYQTCLSLGEKLRCQSLAFPSISTGVYGYPVDLAAETALRTVATRLEATSQLELVKFVLFDQGTFGGYARVLETMLV; the protein is encoded by the coding sequence ATGATCGTACAGTTTGGATCTGCCCGGATTGAGCTGGTTCTGGGAGATATTACGACACAGCGCGTGGATGCGATCGTCAATGCTGCAAATGCGATGCTGGCGGGGGGCGGAGGCGTGTATGGAGCAATCCATGATGCTGCGGGGCCGGAAGTAATGAATGAGCTGAAGCGTCGTTACCCGGATGGATGCCCGACGGGAAGTGCCGTTGAGACGGCCGCAGGAAACCTGCGGGCAAAATACATTTTTCATGCGGTAGGGCCCATCTGGCGGGGAGGTGGAAATCAGGAGAAGGATCTGCTGGAGTCCGCTTATCAGACCTGTCTTTCACTGGGAGAAAAACTGCGGTGTCAGAGCCTGGCGTTTCCTTCTATCAGTACCGGAGTTTATGGCTATCCTGTTGATCTGGCAGCGGAAACGGCGCTCCGGACGGTAGCAACGCGTCTGGAAGCGACCAGTCAACTGGAGCTGGTGAAATTTGTTCTCTTTGATCAGGGGACGTTTGGTGGCTATGCACGGGTTTTAGAAACGATGCTTGTCTGA
- a CDS encoding alpha/beta fold hydrolase: protein MIEPFIQEFVASDNYRLQGRVWSPAVEDIKGVLVVLHGIQSHSGWYEASCRQLCENGYQIYFFDRRGSGLNREQRGDTPHWQRLVQDTVQILTQVRFLQSSSEKAAPVILQAMSWGAKLAAVVATRRPDLIDGLALLYPGVKARVRPNPFQKFQLNLADKLGVRQKRIAIPLSDPALFTGDAGWQNFIRHDPLALHEVTVSFLLANRELDRLADQAAEQIECPVFCQLAGQDQIIDNRATEIWLDRVRSVEKRCISYPAARHTLEFEPQREQIVADYADWLAEICSSGEI, encoded by the coding sequence ATGATAGAACCCTTTATTCAGGAATTTGTTGCCTCTGATAATTATCGGCTGCAGGGGCGTGTCTGGAGCCCCGCGGTGGAGGATATCAAAGGCGTTTTAGTCGTGCTCCACGGAATCCAGAGTCATTCCGGCTGGTATGAAGCCTCCTGTCGACAGCTCTGTGAGAATGGATATCAGATCTATTTTTTTGATCGCCGTGGATCGGGGCTGAATCGAGAACAGCGTGGCGATACTCCTCACTGGCAGCGGCTGGTGCAGGACACGGTACAGATTTTAACACAGGTTCGTTTCCTGCAGTCTTCGTCAGAAAAAGCTGCGCCAGTGATTTTGCAGGCGATGAGCTGGGGAGCAAAACTGGCGGCGGTCGTGGCGACTCGACGACCTGACCTGATAGATGGACTGGCTTTACTTTATCCGGGGGTTAAAGCACGCGTCCGCCCGAATCCCTTCCAGAAGTTTCAGCTGAATCTGGCTGACAAGTTGGGAGTGAGGCAGAAGCGGATCGCGATTCCTCTCAGTGATCCGGCATTGTTTACGGGAGACGCCGGTTGGCAGAATTTTATTCGTCATGATCCTCTGGCACTGCACGAGGTCACCGTTTCGTTTTTACTGGCTAACCGGGAACTGGATCGACTGGCAGACCAGGCCGCGGAGCAGATTGAATGTCCGGTGTTCTGTCAACTGGCGGGACAGGATCAGATCATCGATAACAGGGCTACCGAAATCTGGCTGGACCGTGTCAGATCGGTGGAGAAGCGATGCATTTCATATCCTGCTGCACGTCATACTCTCGAATTTGAGCCGCAGCGCGAGCAGATTGTGGCAGATTACGCTGACTGGCTGGCTGAAATCTGTTCTTCTGGTGAGATCTGA